One part of the Nitrosophilus kaiyonis genome encodes these proteins:
- the glyQ gene encoding glycine--tRNA ligase subunit alpha has translation MITFSELLLKLQNFWSTQGCTILQPYDIPSGAGTFHPATFLRSLDSKPWATAYVAPSRRPTDGRYGENPNRLGSYYQFQVLIKPSPDNIQELYLKSLESLGLDIKNHDIRFVEDNWESPTLGAWGLGWEVWLDGMEVTQFTYFQQVGGYECDPVAVEITYGTERLAMYLQEVENVFDILWSEGVKYGDVHKQSEYEFSRYNFEVADTNMLFKHFEDATNECKRCLEEKLPLPAYDQCLLASHIFNTLDARKAISVTERQNFILKVRELAKGCATVYKGISGD, from the coding sequence ATGATAACTTTTAGTGAACTTTTACTTAAACTACAAAATTTTTGGTCTACACAAGGTTGTACAATACTTCAGCCATATGATATTCCAAGTGGTGCTGGTACTTTTCATCCGGCAACATTTTTAAGATCACTCGATTCAAAACCATGGGCAACAGCATATGTTGCTCCATCTCGTAGGCCTACAGATGGAAGATATGGTGAAAATCCAAATAGACTTGGAAGCTATTATCAGTTTCAAGTTTTAATAAAGCCAAGTCCAGATAATATTCAAGAGCTTTATTTAAAAAGTTTAGAAAGCCTTGGACTTGATATAAAAAATCATGATATAAGATTTGTAGAAGATAACTGGGAGAGTCCTACACTTGGGGCTTGGGGACTTGGATGGGAAGTTTGGCTTGATGGTATGGAAGTTACTCAATTTACCTATTTTCAGCAAGTTGGAGGATATGAGTGTGATCCGGTAGCAGTTGAGATAACCTACGGTACAGAAAGACTTGCTATGTATCTCCAAGAAGTAGAGAATGTTTTTGATATTCTTTGGAGTGAAGGTGTAAAGTATGGTGATGTTCATAAACAGAGTGAATATGAATTTAGCAGATACAATTTTGAAGTTGCCGATACAAATATGCTTTTTAAACATTTTGAAGATGCAACAAATGAGTGTAAAAGATGTTTAGAAGAAAAACTTCCTTTACCAGCTTATGATCAGTGCCTTTTAGCCTCACATATATTCAATACTTTAGATGCAAGAAAAGCAATTAGTGTAACTGAGAGACAAAATTTTATACTTAAGGTTAGAGAACTTGCAAAAGGGTGTGCAACTGTTTATAAGGGAATTAGTGGAGATTAA
- a CDS encoding Nif3-like dinuclear metal center hexameric protein: protein MKVREIYDILDEISPFELQESWDNSGLQVGNFNDEIKKIVLSLDIDFEFLASMEPKTLIVTHHPLIFKPLKNLDFSNYPANLIKELIKKESSLISMHTNFDKTHLNSFVAKDILGFQSSICEDFICYFNVDFYFDDFVKFIKKSFNLKTVKYVKAKDRIKKVALTTGAGGSLIKEVDADLFLTGDIKYHDAMEAKSIGLSLIDIEHFASERYFGEVLASQLKKNKIEAIISSTKNPFDYM, encoded by the coding sequence ATGAAAGTTAGAGAAATTTATGATATTTTAGATGAGATAAGTCCATTTGAGCTTCAAGAAAGTTGGGATAATAGTGGTTTACAGGTTGGAAATTTTAATGATGAGATAAAAAAAATTGTACTATCATTAGATATAGATTTTGAATTTTTGGCTTCAATGGAACCAAAAACGCTTATTGTTACACATCACCCTTTAATTTTTAAACCATTGAAAAATTTAGATTTTTCAAATTATCCAGCAAATCTTATAAAAGAGTTAATTAAAAAAGAGAGTAGTTTAATTTCTATGCATACAAACTTTGATAAAACACATTTAAATAGTTTTGTTGCGAAAGATATTTTAGGATTTCAAAGTAGTATATGTGAAGATTTTATATGCTATTTTAATGTGGATTTTTATTTTGATGATTTTGTAAAATTTATAAAAAAATCATTTAATCTTAAAACAGTCAAATATGTAAAAGCAAAAGATAGAATAAAAAAAGTAGCTTTAACAACTGGAGCAGGTGGGAGTTTGATAAAAGAGGTAGATGCAGATCTATTTTTAACAGGTGATATAAAATATCACGATGCAATGGAAGCAAAATCTATAGGTCTTTCTTTAATAGATATAGAGCATTTTGCAAGTGAGCGTTATTTTGGGGAGGTTTTAGCATCTCAATTGAAAAAAAACAAAATTGAAGCTATAATTTCATCAACAAAAAACCCTTTTGATTATATGTAA
- a CDS encoding zinc ribbon domain-containing protein, which yields MKQYIKQLVELSKVDKEIDSFEPKIIEVKSRLENVEKEKNIIEESINALNEEIQECELKKRKNELHLKELSDKLDELSKKSANVKTEKEAKAIQLEEEIAKEQINFANEEVARLENSCETKLEEKASLEERLKEVEARLEKTKEAVENELKEIEEERKKVFEKKQELISKIPQKILAFYEKIRRWAKNSAVVPVKKHACMGCYMKINDKTFSKVIKGEEIVTCPHCGRILYLEEEEETV from the coding sequence ATGAAACAATATATTAAGCAGCTTGTTGAACTATCAAAAGTTGATAAAGAGATTGACTCATTTGAGCCAAAAATAATTGAGGTAAAAAGTAGACTTGAAAATGTTGAAAAAGAGAAAAATATTATAGAAGAGTCAATCAATGCTTTAAATGAAGAGATTCAAGAGTGTGAATTAAAGAAAAGAAAAAATGAACTTCATCTAAAAGAGTTATCAGATAAGTTGGATGAACTATCTAAAAAAAGTGCAAATGTTAAAACAGAAAAAGAGGCTAAAGCTATACAATTAGAAGAAGAGATTGCTAAAGAGCAGATAAATTTTGCCAATGAAGAGGTAGCAAGACTTGAAAATAGTTGTGAGACAAAGCTTGAAGAGAAAGCATCTTTAGAAGAGAGATTAAAAGAGGTTGAGGCAAGACTTGAAAAAACAAAAGAGGCAGTTGAAAATGAGTTAAAAGAGATTGAAGAGGAGAGAAAAAAAGTTTTTGAGAAAAAGCAAGAACTTATCTCAAAAATTCCTCAAAAAATTTTAGCATTTTATGAAAAAATAAGAAGATGGGCTAAAAATAGTGCTGTAGTTCCTGTTAAAAAACATGCTTGTATGGGCTGCTATATGAAAATTAACGATAAAACCTTTTCAAAAGTTATAAAAGGTGAAGAGATAGTTACATGTCCTCATTGTGGAAGAATTTTGTATCTTGAAGAAGAGGAAGAGACAGTTTAG
- the waaA gene encoding lipid IV(A) 3-deoxy-D-manno-octulosonic acid transferase — protein sequence MFPIFYTILLTILYIFSIPFLILLSFKKKYKRSIPARFFLIKNPPFNEKLVHFHSCSFGETISLEPILKNFEKVNISVITDTGFNAAKRYKNADVRFLPFEIFLWFWLKPGKVLVVTEAELWYLLFYLSKKRGSYTFLINARISDKSYKSYLKFRWFYKKIFENIDFIFAQSEEDKKRLIELGAKNVEIAGNIKLANTPKISKHYKKPKKFIIVAASTHDPEEEIIVTAWIESGMKDSILVVVPRHPERFDEVDELLSNIAKRENLSYHRFSQRDDFDADIILVDKLGELINIYKIADLVILGGSFVSVGGHNPLEPAFFNKPIISGKYIFNQKETYSYVDGIMLIEANELKDILKEKKFIPTKIKAKVDINKIVKAIKDVV from the coding sequence ATGTTTCCCATATTTTATACAATACTTTTAACTATTTTATATATTTTTTCAATCCCTTTTTTAATTCTTCTCTCTTTTAAAAAAAAGTATAAAAGGTCAATTCCAGCAAGATTTTTTCTTATTAAAAATCCTCCATTTAATGAAAAACTTGTCCATTTTCATTCATGTAGCTTTGGAGAAACAATCTCATTAGAGCCTATTTTAAAAAATTTTGAAAAAGTAAATATTTCTGTAATTACAGATACCGGTTTTAATGCAGCTAAAAGATATAAAAATGCTGATGTTAGATTTTTGCCATTTGAGATATTTTTATGGTTTTGGCTGAAGCCTGGGAAAGTTTTGGTTGTTACTGAAGCTGAACTTTGGTATCTTCTTTTTTATCTATCAAAAAAAAGAGGTTCATATACATTTTTAATAAATGCAAGAATTAGTGATAAAAGCTATAAGAGTTATCTCAAATTTAGATGGTTTTATAAAAAAATATTTGAGAATATTGATTTTATTTTTGCTCAAAGTGAAGAGGATAAAAAAAGATTGATAGAGCTTGGTGCAAAAAATGTTGAAATTGCAGGAAATATAAAATTGGCTAATACTCCTAAAATTTCAAAGCATTATAAAAAACCAAAAAAATTTATAATTGTAGCTGCAAGTACACACGACCCAGAAGAAGAAATCATTGTAACTGCTTGGATTGAAAGTGGTATGAAAGATTCTATTTTAGTAGTTGTGCCAAGACATCCAGAGAGGTTTGATGAGGTTGATGAATTACTTTCTAATATAGCAAAAAGAGAAAATTTATCATATCATAGATTTTCACAAAGAGATGATTTTGATGCAGATATAATACTTGTTGATAAATTGGGAGAGCTTATAAATATTTATAAAATTGCTGATCTTGTTATACTAGGTGGAAGTTTTGTATCTGTTGGTGGTCACAATCCTTTAGAGCCAGCTTTTTTCAATAAACCAATTATTAGTGGAAAATATATATTTAATCAAAAAGAGACCTATTCTTATGTCGATGGTATTATGCTAATAGAAGCTAATGAATTAAAAGATATTTTAAAAGAGAAAAAATTTATACCAACAAAAATTAAAGCTAAAGTAGATATAAATAAAATTGTTAAGGCGATAAAAGATGTGGTTTGA
- a CDS encoding DUF167 domain-containing protein → MWFEKKDNYVIFYIKAQPNSSQNKIAGIYGDSLKINIKAPAVEGAANKELIKFLSKTFKIAKSEIEFISGKTSKRKAVKLPLNEKVEELIVSLK, encoded by the coding sequence ATGTGGTTTGAAAAAAAAGATAATTATGTTATTTTTTATATAAAAGCTCAGCCAAACTCAAGTCAAAATAAAATTGCTGGTATTTATGGAGATAGTTTAAAAATAAATATAAAAGCCCCAGCAGTTGAAGGGGCAGCCAATAAAGAGCTTATAAAGTTTTTGAGTAAAACTTTTAAGATAGCAAAAAGTGAAATAGAGTTTATAAGTGGAAAAACAAGTAAAAGAAAAGCAGTTAAACTGCCTTTAAATGAAAAGGTAGAAGAGTTAATTGTTTCATTAAAATAA
- a CDS encoding pseudouridine synthase family protein, with amino-acid sequence MRDKAYKVLAKQLDISNKKAKELIDRGLVYIGNRKVKIARAEIDTKTKFRVSQIPKLKVIFEDENILAIDKPAFLTSEEIEKDSGYKLLHRLDKETSGVLLLVKNEEFREKAIDEFKKGEVYKEYIAWVEGILAEELTIDLPILTIKKNNRAKSKISYSKGKEALTKITPLEIISKYTKIKAVIKTGRTHQIRVHLSRVDHPIVGDALYGGKEWNRIMLHAKKIKLLDYSFEANEPNEFIKFI; translated from the coding sequence TTGAGAGATAAAGCATATAAAGTTTTAGCAAAGCAACTTGATATTTCAAATAAAAAAGCAAAAGAGCTAATTGATAGAGGATTAGTTTATATTGGAAATAGAAAAGTAAAAATTGCAAGAGCAGAGATTGATACAAAAACAAAATTTAGAGTTTCACAAATTCCAAAGCTAAAAGTTATATTTGAAGATGAAAATATTTTAGCGATTGATAAACCAGCATTTTTAACCAGTGAAGAGATAGAAAAGGATAGCGGATATAAATTATTGCATAGACTTGATAAAGAGACAAGTGGAGTTTTGCTTTTGGTAAAGAATGAAGAGTTTAGAGAAAAAGCAATTGATGAGTTTAAAAAAGGTGAAGTTTATAAAGAGTATATTGCATGGGTAGAAGGAATTTTAGCTGAAGAGTTAACAATTGATCTTCCAATCTTAACTATTAAAAAAAATAATCGTGCAAAAAGTAAGATTTCATATTCAAAAGGAAAAGAGGCATTAACTAAAATAACACCTCTTGAAATTATTTCAAAATATACTAAAATCAAAGCAGTAATAAAAACAGGAAGAACTCATCAAATAAGAGTTCATTTATCAAGAGTAGATCATCCAATTGTCGGAGATGCACTTTATGGAGGAAAAGAGTGGAATAGAATAATGCTACATGCTAAAAAAATCAAGCTACTTGATTACTCTTTTGAAGCGAATGAGCCAAATGAGTTTATTAAATTTATCTAA
- the ffh gene encoding signal recognition particle protein, with translation MFEAISNSFSNAIKKIRFQDDEKALKKALTELKKSLLKADVHHKVVKELLQKVELDTKKAGIGKENFLKALEKNLNDILKVPGKQGFVFAPKPPTVVLMMGLQGSGKTTTTAKLANYLKEFKKKKVLMVAADLQRLAAVEQLKQLGEQIGVEVFSEDTKDPVKVVKDAIEYANKNLFDVVLIDTAGRLAIDEALMEELKRVKDAANPDDIFYVADSLTGQDAVRSAAKFNEEIGITGVILTKFDGDSKGGVAIGIAHQLGVPLRFIGTGEKMPDLEVFIPERITSRLMGAGDIESLAEKTAAVIDEKKAKELTKKIKKGKFNFEDFLDQLESIKKMGNLKSLISMIPGMGNMAKAMKDLDLENSKEIKKIKAMISSMTPKERRDPDLILKNNSRKRRIAAGAGLSQQEVNKILKQFNNAAKFAKKFSGKKGMQDIQNMMSQMKMGGIPR, from the coding sequence GTGTTTGAAGCTATATCTAACTCATTTAGCAATGCTATTAAAAAAATAAGATTTCAAGATGATGAAAAGGCTTTAAAAAAGGCGCTAACGGAGCTTAAAAAATCATTATTAAAAGCAGATGTTCATCATAAAGTTGTTAAAGAGCTTTTGCAAAAAGTTGAGTTAGATACAAAAAAAGCCGGGATTGGAAAAGAAAATTTCTTAAAAGCATTAGAGAAAAATTTAAATGATATATTAAAAGTTCCTGGAAAACAGGGATTTGTTTTTGCTCCAAAGCCACCAACAGTTGTATTGATGATGGGTTTGCAAGGTAGCGGTAAAACAACTACTACTGCAAAACTTGCAAACTATTTAAAAGAGTTTAAAAAGAAAAAAGTGTTAATGGTAGCAGCTGATTTGCAAAGACTTGCTGCAGTCGAACAGTTAAAACAGCTTGGAGAACAAATTGGTGTTGAGGTATTTAGTGAAGACACAAAAGATCCTGTAAAAGTTGTAAAAGATGCTATTGAATATGCAAATAAAAATCTTTTTGATGTAGTTTTAATAGATACAGCTGGTCGTTTGGCAATCGATGAAGCTTTGATGGAAGAGTTAAAAAGAGTTAAAGATGCTGCAAATCCAGATGATATATTTTATGTAGCTGATTCTTTAACAGGTCAAGATGCTGTAAGAAGTGCTGCTAAATTTAATGAAGAGATAGGAATAACTGGTGTTATTCTTACAAAATTTGATGGAGATAGCAAAGGTGGAGTTGCTATTGGTATAGCTCATCAACTTGGTGTTCCTTTAAGATTTATAGGAACTGGCGAAAAGATGCCAGATTTGGAAGTTTTTATACCTGAGAGAATTACAAGTAGATTAATGGGCGCTGGTGATATAGAATCACTTGCAGAAAAAACTGCCGCTGTTATTGATGAAAAAAAGGCAAAAGAGTTAACCAAAAAGATAAAAAAGGGTAAATTTAATTTTGAAGATTTTCTTGATCAACTTGAGTCAATAAAAAAGATGGGGAATTTAAAATCTTTGATTTCTATGATTCCTGGTATGGGAAATATGGCAAAAGCTATGAAAGATTTGGATCTTGAAAACTCTAAAGAGATTAAAAAAATAAAAGCTATGATTAGCTCAATGACCCCAAAAGAGAGACGTGATCCAGATTTGATACTTAAAAATAATAGTAGAAAAAGAAGAATTGCAGCAGGAGCTGGGCTAAGCCAACAAGAGGTAAATAAGATTTTAAAACAGTTTAATAATGCAGCAAAATTTGCTAAAAAGTTTTCGGGCAAAAAAGGTATGCAAGATATACAAAATATGATGAGTCAAATGAAAATGGGAGGAATACCAAGATAA
- the rpsP gene encoding 30S ribosomal protein S16 produces the protein MTVIRLTRMGRKKRPFYRIVVTDSRKRRDGGWIESIGYYNPLTEPETIKFDEERLNYWLGVGAKMSDRVKKITGK, from the coding sequence ATGACAGTTATTAGACTTACAAGAATGGGAAGAAAAAAAAGACCATTTTATAGAATAGTTGTTACAGATAGTAGAAAAAGAAGAGATGGTGGTTGGATAGAATCAATCGGTTATTACAACCCTTTAACTGAGCCAGAAACAATAAAATTTGATGAAGAGAGACTTAATTATTGGCTTGGAGTTGGTGCAAAAATGAGTGACAGGGTTAAAAAAATCACTGGAAAATAG
- a CDS encoding KH domain-containing protein: protein MIENFVLKFAKLIATKPEDIEVERKDINKEYSEITIYANKADAGKLIGKEGKMIGAIKTLISGCKAKDGISYKVNVVIKGD from the coding sequence ATGATAGAAAATTTTGTTTTAAAATTTGCAAAACTAATCGCTACAAAGCCAGAAGATATTGAAGTTGAAAGAAAAGATATCAATAAAGAGTATAGTGAAATTACTATATATGCAAATAAAGCTGATGCTGGAAAGCTTATAGGAAAAGAAGGTAAAATGATTGGAGCAATCAAAACTTTGATTTCTGGCTGTAAAGCAAAGGATGGAATTAGCTATAAAGTAAACGTCGTTATTAAGGGAGATTAG
- the rimM gene encoding ribosome maturation factor RimM (Essential for efficient processing of 16S rRNA), producing the protein MEVAKLGRAVGLKGEMRLHLLSDFPEQFKKGAKFTIDNKELIVEYYNPKRGIIKFVGINSPEEARKLTNKIIYSSIEETRESCKLNEGEYFWFDIIGCEVLEDATLLGKVVDIQRLPSADYLLIKTDESLVEKGKAKSFLIPYIDKFIKDVNIDEKKIEVKEGLDILESS; encoded by the coding sequence GTGGAAGTTGCAAAGCTGGGTCGAGCAGTTGGTTTAAAAGGTGAAATGAGATTGCATCTTTTAAGCGACTTCCCTGAACAGTTTAAAAAAGGTGCAAAATTTACGATTGATAATAAAGAGTTAATAGTTGAGTATTATAATCCAAAACGTGGAATTATAAAATTTGTAGGTATTAATTCGCCAGAAGAAGCAAGAAAGCTTACAAATAAAATTATTTACTCTTCCATAGAAGAGACAAGAGAGAGTTGTAAGCTTAATGAGGGTGAATATTTTTGGTTTGATATTATAGGTTGTGAAGTTTTAGAAGATGCAACATTGCTTGGAAAAGTAGTAGATATTCAAAGATTGCCATCAGCAGACTACCTTTTAATTAAAACTGATGAATCTTTAGTAGAAAAAGGAAAAGCTAAATCTTTTTTGATTCCATATATTGATAAATTTATTAAAGATGTTAATATTGATGAAAAAAAGATTGAAGTAAAAGAGGGTTTAGATATTTTGGAATCTTCATGA
- the trmD gene encoding tRNA (guanosine(37)-N1)-methyltransferase TrmD has translation MKFTFVTLFKNLISCYFEDSILKRAIDKKILQIDFKNPRDYTINKHKKVDDTKVGGGAGMLLSPQPIVDTIKDIKNKDSWVIFVTPSAKRFNQKDAKRLALKKHIIFVTGRYEGFDERAIEFEADEVFSIGDFILTGGELAALSMMDAISRNIPGVLGNIDSLKEESFEDNLLEAPSFTKPNNFKGSFVPSEFLKGNHAKISALKYKMSIYRTKYYRPDLIRMRDEKQIY, from the coding sequence ATGAAGTTTACATTTGTCACACTTTTTAAGAATTTAATAAGTTGTTATTTTGAAGACTCAATCTTAAAAAGAGCAATAGATAAAAAAATATTACAGATTGATTTTAAAAATCCAAGAGATTATACTATCAATAAACATAAAAAAGTTGATGATACTAAAGTTGGGGGTGGGGCTGGTATGTTGCTTAGCCCTCAGCCAATTGTTGATACAATAAAAGATATAAAAAATAAAGATTCTTGGGTTATATTTGTTACTCCATCAGCAAAAAGATTTAATCAAAAAGATGCAAAAAGACTTGCGTTAAAAAAACATATAATTTTTGTAACTGGTAGATATGAAGGATTTGATGAAAGAGCAATAGAGTTTGAGGCTGATGAAGTTTTTTCAATAGGAGATTTCATATTAACTGGTGGCGAATTGGCGGCTCTTTCTATGATGGATGCCATATCAAGAAATATTCCAGGAGTTCTTGGGAATATTGATTCTTTGAAAGAAGAGAGTTTTGAAGATAACCTTTTAGAGGCTCCATCATTTACTAAACCTAATAATTTTAAAGGTAGCTTTGTTCCTTCAGAGTTTCTAAAGGGAAATCACGCTAAAATTAGCGCCTTAAAATATAAGATGTCCATATATAGAACAAAATATTATAGACCAGACCTAATAAGGATGAGAGATGAAAAACAGATTTATTGA
- the rplS gene encoding 50S ribosomal protein L19 — MKNRFIEHFEKSQIESKEVPEFRAGDTVRVSVEIKEGNKTRIQDFEGVCIAVKGEGTGKTFTVRKIGANNVGVERIFPLYSDSIKGIKVVRRGRVRRAKLYYLRERRGKAARIKELRK, encoded by the coding sequence ATGAAAAACAGATTTATTGAACATTTTGAGAAATCTCAAATAGAATCAAAAGAGGTTCCAGAATTTAGAGCGGGAGATACAGTTAGAGTATCTGTTGAAATTAAAGAGGGTAATAAAACAAGAATCCAGGATTTCGAAGGTGTTTGCATCGCAGTAAAAGGTGAAGGTACCGGAAAGACTTTTACTGTTAGAAAAATTGGTGCAAATAATGTTGGAGTAGAAAGAATATTCCCATTATATAGCGATTCTATAAAAGGAATCAAAGTAGTTAGACGCGGACGTGTAAGAAGAGCAAAACTATACTATTTAAGAGAGAGAAGAGGTAAAGCTGCTAGAATTAAAGAACTTAGAAAATAG
- the smpB gene encoding SsrA-binding protein SmpB, translated as MKIVATNKKAYHDFEIIEKFEAGIVLEGSEVKAIRAGKVNLKDSFIKIVKGEPFIFGMHISHLKTANPHFKPDEKRPRKLLLHKKEINKLIGKTSEKGYTIVPLKLYFNNKNLVKLEIALAKGKTLHDKRESLKRKILDREAKAALKDY; from the coding sequence ATGAAAATAGTTGCTACCAATAAAAAAGCTTATCACGATTTTGAAATTATAGAAAAATTTGAAGCTGGTATTGTGCTTGAAGGTAGCGAAGTAAAAGCAATAAGAGCTGGAAAGGTAAATCTAAAAGATAGTTTTATAAAAATTGTAAAAGGTGAGCCTTTTATTTTTGGTATGCATATTTCTCATTTAAAAACAGCAAATCCACATTTCAAACCTGATGAAAAAAGACCAAGAAAACTTCTGCTTCATAAAAAAGAGATAAATAAATTGATTGGAAAAACAAGTGAAAAAGGATATACAATAGTTCCTTTAAAGCTATATTTTAATAACAAAAATCTTGTTAAACTTGAAATCGCTTTAGCAAAAGGTAAAACACTGCATGATAAAAGAGAGAGTTTAAAAAGAAAAATTTTAGATAGAGAAGCAAAAGCAGCTTTAAAAGACTACTAA
- a CDS encoding 4-(cytidine 5'-diphospho)-2-C-methyl-D-erythritol kinase, with the protein MRAKAYAKLNIFLKIVGIRGDYHEIVSRFVKLENLYDEIEFIPGNFDKFTIEGTPDIKREENIIYKAFCTLNAYTNNPKIINFFFNHKVVINKNIPTGAGLGGGSSNAAVFLKLCNDIIGLNLSIKQLAEIGVKIGADVPFFIYDETSANVSGIGEIIEKFEEEIPEFEIKFIDEHCDTAQVYKNYRKKYMKVFEIDLAKQLKNLPTSEILNKITPLKANDLYESAIDLCPKLAPYKNDWFLSGSGSTLFRMKAGKE; encoded by the coding sequence ATGAGAGCAAAAGCTTATGCTAAATTAAATATTTTTTTAAAAATTGTAGGAATAAGAGGAGACTATCATGAGATTGTCTCAAGATTTGTAAAATTGGAAAATCTATATGATGAGATAGAGTTTATTCCTGGAAATTTTGACAAATTCACAATTGAGGGAACTCCAGATATTAAAAGAGAAGAAAACATTATCTATAAAGCTTTTTGCACTTTAAATGCCTATACAAATAATCCTAAAATTATAAATTTTTTCTTCAATCATAAAGTAGTCATTAACAAAAATATCCCAACGGGGGCTGGACTTGGTGGTGGCAGCAGTAATGCAGCAGTTTTTTTGAAACTTTGTAATGATATTATAGGATTAAATCTATCTATTAAACAGTTAGCCGAGATTGGAGTAAAAATAGGTGCAGATGTTCCTTTTTTTATATATGATGAGACAAGTGCTAATGTTAGTGGAATTGGAGAGATTATAGAAAAATTTGAAGAAGAGATTCCAGAATTTGAAATAAAATTTATTGATGAGCATTGTGATACTGCACAAGTATATAAAAATTATAGAAAAAAATATATGAAAGTTTTTGAGATTGACCTTGCAAAGCAACTAAAAAATTTGCCAACTTCTGAAATTTTAAATAAAATTACACCACTTAAAGCTAATGACCTATATGAAAGTGCAATAGATTTATGTCCAAAATTAGCCCCTTATAAAAATGATTGGTTTTTAAGTGGAAGCGGAAGCACTCTTTTTAGGATGAAAGCAGGGAAGGAGTGA
- the truB gene encoding tRNA pseudouridine(55) synthase TruB: MPSPLLFVAYKPPFISSNRFLNQIKKRYKVKKAGFSGTLDPFAKGVLIIAFGSYTKLFRFLKKTPKIYRATLWLGAKSKTLDIENIISVDNILPVNLEKIFNVLDSLKGEITYTPPLFSAKKIEGKRAYQLARENQEIKLNKVKSTIYHIKLLNYSHPFLTFEAEVSEGTYIRSIGEIIAQKLGTFGALSSLERIKEGKFIYENEKPLNPIEYLNTKENFTKIDKNLIKSGKKLKIDDLKIKEDGIYHLVFDDFFTIIEIKNRKVKYILNDIPLFR, encoded by the coding sequence ATTCCTTCGCCCTTACTTTTTGTAGCTTATAAGCCTCCCTTTATAAGTTCTAATAGATTTTTAAATCAGATCAAAAAAAGATATAAAGTAAAAAAAGCAGGTTTTTCTGGAACACTTGATCCTTTTGCAAAAGGAGTTTTAATAATAGCATTTGGCTCTTATACTAAACTTTTTAGATTTTTAAAAAAAACTCCAAAAATTTATAGAGCTACTTTATGGTTAGGTGCAAAAAGTAAAACATTAGATATTGAAAATATTATATCAGTCGATAATATCTTGCCTGTAAATTTAGAAAAAATTTTCAATGTTTTAGATTCATTAAAAGGAGAAATCACATATACTCCTCCACTATTTAGCGCAAAAAAAATAGAAGGAAAAAGGGCCTATCAATTAGCAAGAGAAAATCAAGAAATCAAACTAAATAAAGTAAAATCAACAATTTATCATATAAAACTTTTAAATTATTCTCATCCTTTTTTGACTTTTGAAGCAGAAGTTAGTGAAGGAACATATATAAGGAGTATAGGTGAGATAATAGCTCAAAAACTTGGAACTTTTGGAGCCCTTAGTAGCTTAGAGAGAATCAAAGAGGGAAAATTTATTTATGAAAATGAAAAACCTCTAAATCCTATAGAATATCTAAATACAAAAGAAAATTTTACAAAGATTGATAAAAATTTAATAAAATCAGGGAAAAAACTAAAAATTGACGATTTAAAGATTAAAGAAGATGGCATTTATCATCTAGTATTTGATGATTTTTTTACCATAATAGAGATAAAAAATAGAAAAGTTAAATATATTTTGAATGATATCCCTTTATTTAGGTAA